The window agggCCTTCTTATACCTGGCCTTCTTTTCTCTAGGGTTCCAAGGAATAATCTAGGAAACAGCTTTCTTCAGAAATATAGAATTACGGTTGAACTAATTgacatctttattttcctttcccatgGGTAGGGTTTCCAATCCCCAAACTGGACATGCTTTCTCAACTAGAAGGAGGGGAAGAGCAGTGGGTCCCTGACCCACAGGACTTAGAGGAGAGGGACATCCTGAGGGTCACATATACAGGTAAGAACGTGGAGTGGATTTTTAGCCATGGCCTTCACCCCTCTTGGAGTGTCATCATTACATGTCCTTCTAATCCCTCCTCTGCCCCAGGGAGTTGTAAAGTCAAAAGCTTTAGAAATCTTTCTCTTCAAAAGCAAGCCAGTGTAGCAGAGTGGTTTAGAGAgcaggctctggagccaaactTCGTGGATTTGAATTCAGGACCATACCTGTGGGACCTTGGAAAAGTAATTAACCTACCTCTCTAtgggtttctcatctgtaaattgttGTGAGATTTAAATATGTCAGCGTAGTAGAACAGTACCAGGTACataataagcacttaataaacgttagttgttgttattgttgttgttgttgttcaactTCCCACCCATTGCAGAAATGCCTTCCACAATGTCTCTATTATTGCTGATGTGTGGTCACCCAGCCCGTTACGATCACAGCACATTCCTTAACTCCATTTATTCTTAGGCAGGAAGATGATgattaatagtaaaaaaaaaaaaaaccaaaaaaaaacccatggtgaataaataatagtaataaataaataaataatcacagtAGCATAGACCACTTCCTAAGTGCTTACTAGTGCAGATACTGTGCTGTCTTATAATAATTCCCAttttcacagaagaagaaatgaaggttCACAGAAGTGGGAAAGCTGAGATTCAAAATTGGGTAGTCTGTCTCCTAAGCCTAGGCTTTTAAGTTCTACACCTCTTGCACTTGTACAACATTAAAATCTGTTCTCTCAGCCCTGGTGCGGTGAGGTTTAGGCCCTAACAGACATCATACAACCTCACCTATCACTTGGGTCCTGGGGTACTCTCTTGTGACTCCCCTCTTGGGGTCGGTATTTTCCCTTCTCCACAGGAGATGGAAGTGAGCACGAGGGAGATACCCCTGAACTAGAAGCAGAACCTCCCAGAATGTTATCTAGTGTGTCCGAAGATACTGTTCTCTGGAACCCGGAGCACGATGAGAGCTGGGATTCCATGCCCAGGAGCTCCAGAGGAATGCTCCTGGGCCCACCTTTTCTACAGGAAGATAGCTTCTCAAACCTTCTGTGTAGCACAGAGATGGATTCCCTATTAAGACCGCACACGTGCCCCCAGTGTGGGAAACAGTTTGTGTGGGGCTCCCACCTGGCAAGGCACCAGCAAACGCACACTGGGGAGAGGCCCTACAGCTGCCTCAAGTGTGAGAAGAGCTTTGGGAGAAGACATCACCTGATCCGGCACCAGAAAACCCACCTGCATGACAAGCCCAGCAGGTGCTCTGAGTGTGGCAAGAATTTCCGATGCAACTCCCACCTGGCCAGTCACCAGAGAGTGCACGCGGAAGGCAAATCCTGCAAGGGCCAAGAGGTCGGAGAGAGCCCTGGGGCTAGGAAACGGCAGCGTGCCCCACCCGTGCCAAAGTGCCACGTGTGCACGGAGTGTGGGAAGAGCTTTGGCCGCCGGCACCACCTAGTGAGACACTGGCTGACCCACACCGGGGAGAAGCCCTTCCAGTGCCCTCGCTGTGAGAAGAGCTTCGGCCGGAAACATCACCTGGACAGGCACCTGCTGACTCACCAGGGACAGAGTCCCCGGAGCAGCTGGGACAGAGGGACATCTGTCTTTTGAAATCTGTTTGTGCTGCAGCTGTGGTCACATCTATCAGCCAGTGCTACCAGGAGTCTGTGCGGGAGCTGCCCCTGTCCTGCACCCAGGCCACGATCATGAGCCCTGGCCCTACCCCCGGAAAGACGAGGCCAGCGCTGACCAGAGCATGTGTCACCAGTTCTGTGATACACCACACAAAATGGAGTTCTTTGGGCAACATGTTTGGGAAACAGTGCTTACTACATGGGCTGATATTCAGCCTGAGCCCTTTCTCAAGGGTACAGTGGTACCAGTGGTTTATGGCTGAGGTCCGTTTGATTGGTAGGAGCCTATGCCATactagttgttaaatattttgagtatcaCCGTTGTATACTATAACTGTTatattctctttatatatatgtatgtatatgtgtatgtgtgtatatatacatatatacacatatgtgtgtatgtatataatatatatacatgtgtatataatatatacacacatacatatatgtatgtgtatatataatatatatacagagggtcccaaaaaatgtatacacattttaagaaaggaaaaaactattgaaattgtgatattcaatatataccaataacaaaagatgaatacaagtcacgtttgacttgtgcaattacaagaggtgctcaaagtggttaccatcagcatcattttaatacaggtttttccctttcttcaaatgtttatacatttttttggcaccctctgcatatatatgtatatatatatatagagagagagagaccatattaGCATGTTAAAAGCTCCGACAACTTACATAGTAGAACAAATTGTTAAGCTTCTTTTAATGCAATGTTTCCTAAATGTATTTGACCTCAGTATCCTTTCTATCTCACATCCCACAGAACTGGTGACTCCATGAAACACTCTGGTGAGCACTGGGTTAGAGCAATGAGGGAACAGGAAAGAGATAGTGACCAGGCACCCAGAGCCCCCTTTTTTTACTCCAAATGAAAGCTGAGGGGCAGACCTCATTCCTGTGTGGGTCTATCACCCTTACCTCAATCATCCAAATATACATCCATACCTCTCACCCCCACCTgctgaaaaatagaaacactttCACCCCCTTATTCCTACTCCTTTCATCCCACACATACATAAATCCAGCTGAGAAATCACACTACCATGCTAAGAGGTGGACCTTATAGCCCCAAGTAACCCAGGcccacacagaagaaaaaaactttatcCCCTTGAACAGACCCCTCTCCTCTTGACTGTGTCTCTATGTGtctatgtgtatctgtgtgcCGGGTCTTTGAAGAGCGCATGTAAAGTGCAAACTGTACAAGCTAGATTTTCTAGGGGCTGTGTTCTGGGGTTAAGGGTAGTGGGGATTTatggggatttttgttttgtttcaacatAGGAAGTAAGCTGAGCAATTAAGGGAACCCTAGTGGAAAATGGTTAAGTGATGTTGTGGAATTTGAGGTATAAAGCTGTTTTTAGTGTCACTGAGATCAAGATAACTGTggattatacatatacatatacatatacatatacatatacatatacatatacatatacatatatatatatatatatatgtctaaatCTCTGGGCTGCAAGTTCTTTTTGCctgggtggagagagaaagaaacatccTCAGTCAGGTGAGctctttgttgttgatttcaaGCAAGATGCATATAGAAGGTTACTGCTGAGTgggttttttgtcttgttttaagtGCTGGGAAATTAGGGCAGGACTCACAGTGCTTATAAGTTGTTGTCATTACTCTTGTTGGACGGTGATTGCCCCATCAAGAGGGCAGAGTTATTTTTGAGGATCTCATTCTCCCAGAAACAGAACTTTAGGGGAAATGGCTGTGGTTTAGTTTTTCAGCTGATGCAAGGTAATGAGCTTTCCAGTTGGTTTTCTTCCTAATTCTGGGAATGTGTCCATGCTAAGACTCTTAACTTCAGGACTTGCATTCTAGCATCTGTTAGTTGATGCCTTGgtcattgtttctctttttgatgATATATTAATACCaatcttataatttaaaaattatcttgtaTGGAAGAGCAGTTTGGGAttagagaggaaaaggaacaaagaGGATGAAAGTGGGATATTTTCTCCTCAATGCTTAGATTCTGGTTTTTCCTTACACTTCTTTTTCAACTATAACTGGTAGAATTAGCCAGAGAGGCAAGAGGAAGTGAGCTGCAACAATCTTGTTTAATGATTGTCCCATTTgcttaaggaaaaacaaagtgaatCACAGCTCCTCAGAGGCCCGGACCCAAATGGAGCTGAGAACAGGGTCATTTTGCTGACTGGGCTTCTTAGAGTGGGTCTGACTTGAGCAAaccagcccctgcctcccttcTGCTGTTCAGAGCAGCCTTCCTTCTTTGCCTGGAAGGCACTTCTCTTGCTTATGTTCCTATGAATAGAGCAAAATCGCCAGTCATTTGCAAGATGGCCTTGTCCTAGGTCCTCAGAGACAGGAGCATTTTAGGATCGGTATTAGGAGATGccccaaggaaaagaaaagtattgGATTCCAGTGGTAAAACTGAAGTAtgccatttctttttccctcccactATGCCTCTTTCATTAATGCAAATCAGCACTATATAAGCAGTGGTTCAGAACCTGTTTTGGATCACAGACCcttttgagaatctgataaaaACCAGAAactcatttttgagaaaaataaacattagcaATCCACTCAGTTTTGCATACACATTTAGCAGGTTCAGAGCCTATCCATGGAATCACTAAACTGGGGTCAAAGAAAGGGAGTTACCCTGACCCTATATggtcattatatatttgtgtcAAGAATTACAAGGGAAGGGTCACTAAATATTTTAAGGACTAAGATACCAGAGGCAGTAGGCTATAAGGATAGAGCCTGGTCTTTAATGACTAGAAGGGTATTGCTtataatctatatattttttaaaaagatactcgTATATGACATGCTAACAAATCCAGTTCCTCACAAACCTTGTTTTAAAGACTTGTAGGAAGCGACTCTCCATACTATCGGATCACACCTCTTAATAATCAGATGTTAACCTCTGACCTTTGATCTGTTTCAGTAATTGTAAGGCTAGAAAGTGAAGCCCCTAAAGTGTAGGTGCAGTCACACCACCCAACGGAAAGGCATCATGGAGGCTGAGGCCTTCTGCAGATGGGGCATCTCTTTAGGTCATTTCTGGTGCACCACTGCCTTCTCTACCTCGATCCAATACCACTTCCCTTGGacgaaaaataaaataagcaacaCCCATCAGATAGGTGAATAGATGTTAATGGTTTTTCCCACAGGGAATCAGCCTCAAACTCCCATCTTCCTCCCAACTCCATCTGCCACATGTCCACCCTAcccctttaaattaaaaaaaaaaaaaaaaaaaaaatgtctgttctcACTGGGCAAAATGTAAAATAGGGAAGTCTCTTCTTAAGGAACCTGTCACCTTACGTGGTGCTACTGCCCTATTCAGTGCCCAAGTATCCTCCCCTTTCCACCCCATCAAAATATCTCTGCAAAGAACCCCTTACACTGGAGAATGTAACCCAAAGTGTTCAGTCTTCCCACATCTATTTTCACCTTAAGCCTTAGCTCTAATATTGGAAGTGGAAGGAAAAGGTTTTCCCCTATTACAGTGATATTACTACTTTAGGGAGCTAAAGGGGTGATCATTAAACCA of the Rhinolophus sinicus isolate RSC01 linkage group LG02, ASM3656204v1, whole genome shotgun sequence genome contains:
- the ZNF641 gene encoding zinc finger protein 641 isoform X2, with protein sequence MKALEPDSNRPGIILDPGETRSQFGFAAKMLSEQTTALGTGWESMNVQLDGTEPQVERGSQEEGPWRTAPGPLEHLCCDLEEEPQSLQEKAPSAPWVPAIPQEGSTGDWEMAAALLAAGSQGLVTIKDVSLCFSQEEWRSLDPSQTDFYGEYVMQENCGIVVSLRFPIPKLDMLSQLEGGEEQWVPDPQDLEERDILRVTYTGDGSEHEGDTPELEAEPPRMLSSVSEDTVLWNPEHDESWDSMPRSSRGMLLGPPFLQEDSFSNLLCSTEMDSLLRPHTCPQCGKQFVWGSHLARHQQTHTGERPYSCLKCEKSFGRRHHLIRHQKTHLHDKPSRCSECGKNFRCNSHLASHQRVHAEGKSCKGQEVGESPGARKRQRAPPVPKCHVCTECGKSFGRRHHLVRHWLTHTGEKPFQCPRCEKSFGRKHHLDRHLLTHQGQSPRSSWDRGTSVF
- the ZNF641 gene encoding zinc finger protein 641 isoform X1; translation: MLSEQTTALGTGWESMNVQLDGTEPQVERGSQEEGPWRTAPGPLEHLCCDLEEEPQSLQEKAPSAPWVPAIPQEGSTGDWEMAAALLAAGSQGLVTIKDVSLCFSQEEWRSLDPSQTDFYGEYVMQENCGIVVSLRFPIPKLDMLSQLEGGEEQWVPDPQDLEERDILRVTYTGDGSEHEGDTPELEAEPPRMLSSVSEDTVLWNPEHDESWDSMPRSSRGMLLGPPFLQEDSFSNLLCSTEMDSLLRPHTCPQCGKQFVWGSHLARHQQTHTGERPYSCLKCEKSFGRRHHLIRHQKTHLHDKPSRCSECGKNFRCNSHLASHQRVHAEGKSCKGQEVGESPGARKRQRAPPVPKCHVCTECGKSFGRRHHLVRHWLTHTGEKPFQCPRCEKSFGRKHHLDRHLLTHQGQSPRSSWDRGTSVF